From Candidatus Pedobacter colombiensis, one genomic window encodes:
- the ureE gene encoding urease accessory protein UreE: MIVHGIIGNESTHPIDGLERDVLEMEWFEATKRIQRRISKGGTDIAIRFMREGDRLHEGDIVYQDEQKAIIVHVKPCEAIVMTPSSLLEMGTICYEIGNKHLPLFIQEDKIMMPFEQPMFRWLEASGYHPEKRIVQLLNLLKSNVAPHGHGSTSLFTKIINLASSND, translated from the coding sequence ATGATCGTACATGGAATAATTGGAAATGAGTCAACTCATCCCATCGATGGATTGGAGAGAGATGTCTTGGAGATGGAATGGTTCGAAGCCACAAAGCGTATTCAAAGAAGAATAAGCAAAGGTGGTACAGATATCGCCATCAGGTTTATGCGTGAGGGAGATCGTCTTCATGAAGGTGATATTGTTTATCAAGACGAACAAAAAGCTATTATCGTGCATGTTAAACCCTGTGAAGCCATTGTGATGACTCCTTCCTCTTTACTGGAAATGGGAACTATTTGCTATGAAATAGGGAATAAACATTTACCCCTCTTCATCCAAGAGGATAAAATAATGATGCCTTTTGAGCAACCCATGTTTAGGTGGTTAGAAGCCAGTGGGTATCATCCGGAAAAGCGGATCGTACAATTACTCAACCTTCTAAAATCAAACGTTGCACCACACGGACATGGTAGTACCTCTCTATTTACCAAAATCATAAACCTAGCCTCATCAAACGATTAA
- the ureC gene encoding urease subunit alpha, with amino-acid sequence MSLNVSKRNYANIFGPTVGDKIRLGDTEIIVEVEKDYLSHGDESKFGGGKTIRDGMCQSSTALEADVLDLVITGVIIIDHWGVVKADVGIKDGKIVGIGRAGNPDITDGITPNMIIGASTEVHGGAGQILTAGGIDTHIHFISPTQMETALYSGVTTMIGGGTGPADGSFATTVTAGKWNIKRMLQAAEEFPVNVGFFGKGNVAEERPIEEQIEAGALGVKIHEDWGATPSVIDASLNVADKYDVQVAIHTDTLNEGGFLEDTMKAIAGRVIHTFHTEGAGGGHAPDIIKAAMYPNVLPASTNPTRPYTINTIDEHLDMLMVCHHLSKDIPEDVAFADSRIRPETIAAEDVLQDMGVFSIMSSDSQAMGRVGEVITRTWQTADKMKKQRGSLAEDDKLDNDNFRARRYVAKYTINPAIAHGISSYVGSVEVGKYADLVLWKPALFGAKPEVIVKSGLIMASKMGDANASIPTPQPIIMRNMFANYGKALTASAFIFVSKISLEKGIKEEYGLEKTLLPVFGCRNIGKKDMINNTGTPEIMVNPENYQVSIEGEVITCEPASEVALAQRYFLF; translated from the coding sequence ATGAGTTTAAATGTAAGTAAAAGGAATTATGCCAATATTTTTGGTCCTACTGTTGGAGATAAAATTCGTCTCGGTGATACCGAAATCATAGTTGAAGTTGAAAAGGATTATTTATCTCATGGAGACGAAAGTAAATTTGGGGGTGGAAAAACCATACGGGACGGGATGTGCCAGTCTTCTACCGCATTAGAGGCCGATGTATTAGATTTGGTAATAACTGGAGTTATCATTATTGATCACTGGGGAGTTGTTAAAGCGGATGTGGGCATTAAAGATGGTAAAATTGTAGGCATTGGACGAGCAGGGAATCCAGATATCACAGATGGCATTACTCCTAATATGATTATAGGTGCATCAACGGAAGTGCATGGAGGTGCTGGGCAAATTTTGACTGCTGGGGGTATTGATACACACATTCACTTTATCAGTCCAACACAAATGGAGACAGCTTTGTATAGTGGTGTTACCACTATGATTGGTGGAGGAACGGGGCCAGCTGATGGAAGCTTCGCGACAACGGTGACCGCCGGAAAATGGAATATAAAAAGAATGCTGCAGGCAGCGGAGGAATTTCCAGTTAATGTTGGTTTTTTCGGAAAGGGAAATGTTGCGGAAGAAAGACCAATTGAAGAACAAATTGAAGCAGGAGCTTTGGGTGTAAAAATCCATGAGGATTGGGGTGCTACTCCATCAGTGATTGATGCATCATTAAACGTAGCCGACAAGTATGATGTACAAGTGGCTATCCATACAGATACCTTAAACGAAGGAGGTTTCCTAGAAGACACAATGAAAGCTATTGCAGGTCGTGTGATCCATACTTTTCACACTGAAGGAGCTGGCGGTGGTCATGCTCCAGATATTATTAAAGCGGCAATGTACCCCAATGTACTTCCAGCATCAACAAACCCAACTCGTCCTTATACTATAAACACCATTGATGAGCACCTAGACATGCTGATGGTTTGTCACCATTTAAGCAAGGATATTCCTGAAGATGTGGCATTCGCTGATTCAAGAATCCGACCCGAAACCATTGCAGCTGAAGATGTACTACAAGACATGGGCGTATTTAGCATCATGAGTTCAGATTCACAAGCTATGGGACGTGTTGGGGAAGTCATCACCCGTACTTGGCAGACAGCGGATAAAATGAAGAAACAAAGAGGTTCTTTGGCGGAAGACGACAAACTTGACAATGACAACTTCCGGGCTCGTCGATATGTTGCAAAATATACTATAAATCCTGCGATTGCCCATGGAATCTCATCTTATGTTGGTTCAGTTGAAGTAGGTAAATATGCTGATTTAGTACTTTGGAAACCTGCATTATTCGGTGCAAAACCGGAAGTAATTGTTAAATCAGGGTTGATTATGGCTAGCAAAATGGGTGATGCAAATGCATCCATCCCTACACCTCAACCCATCATTATGCGCAATATGTTTGCTAATTACGGCAAAGCATTAACAGCGTCAGCATTTATTTTTGTTTCAAAAATCTCTTTAGAGAAAGGTATAAAAGAAGAATATGGTTTAGAAAAAACATTATTGCCAGTTTTCGGATGCCGAAACATTGGTAAAAAGGATATGATCAACAATACAGGTACTCCTGAAATAATGGTTAATCCAGAAAACTATCAAGTTAGTATAGAAGGTGAGGTTATTACCTGTGAACCTGCTAGTGAAGTAGCATTAGCACAACGTTATTTCTTGTTTTAA
- the ureB gene encoding urease subunit beta codes for MIPGEFFIKDGNIICNEGRKTIKIKVINEGDRPIQVGSHYHFFEVNRQMSFDREKAYGMHLNIISTTAVRFEPGEIKEVELTEYAGSKRIFGHNDLVNGALAEKKQVAMDKLAEDQFKNIIS; via the coding sequence ATGATACCAGGAGAATTTTTTATAAAAGATGGTAATATCATTTGTAATGAAGGTCGCAAAACAATCAAAATAAAGGTCATCAACGAAGGAGATCGCCCTATTCAAGTAGGCTCTCATTATCACTTTTTTGAAGTGAACAGACAAATGTCCTTTGACCGTGAAAAAGCTTATGGAATGCACTTAAACATCATTTCCACTACAGCAGTACGTTTTGAGCCAGGAGAAATCAAAGAAGTGGAACTGACTGAATACGCAGGTAGCAAACGTATTTTTGGACATAATGACTTAGTAAATGGCGCTCTTGCAGAAAAGAAGCAGGTAGCAATGGATAAATTAGCTGAGGATCAATTTAAAAACATTATATCATGA
- the ureA gene encoding urease subunit gamma encodes MHLVPRETEKLMLHVAGELAKSRKARGLKLNYPESIALISSELLEGARDGRTVADLMQFGATLLCREDVMEGIPEMIHDVQVEATFPDGTKLVTVHNPIR; translated from the coding sequence ATGCACCTGGTACCAAGAGAAACAGAAAAGCTAATGTTGCATGTCGCTGGCGAATTAGCTAAAAGCAGAAAGGCCCGTGGTCTTAAATTAAACTATCCGGAAAGCATTGCTCTTATTAGTAGTGAACTGCTAGAGGGTGCTCGTGATGGACGAACTGTTGCCGACTTAATGCAATTCGGTGCTACCCTACTTTGTCGAGAAGACGTGATGGAAGGTATACCTGAGATGATTCATGACGTTCAAGTCGAGGCAACTTTTCCAGACGGAACAAAATTAGTAACAGTTCATAACCCCATTCGTTAA
- a CDS encoding Rid family detoxifying hydrolase yields MSSNKINSLLARNTENAPKGIGPYSQTVAFSHYNNLSAQLPIDPKTGKLIAGGIKEQAEQCFKNIKAIVDSIDHVMSDIVRITVFVKNIKDIDAVDEVYKTSFPTYVPTRTTVAVAALSMDALVQIEALVSHGEGTIPNAPQSGDLIKLTNNTVNAPISPLSMQTVAFSHYNNLSAQLPIDPKSGKLVDGGVKEQAAQCLKNIKAILESIDVPFDDIVKINIFLKNLSDIEAVNEVYSTFFPDSAIARTVKYVPARTTIAVSALPMDAFVQIEAVVSHGDGTPPQAIEHRHGIVIWAKNTENAPKCNLSTQTVAFSHYNHLSAQLPIDPKTGELVGTAIKEQTEQCLKNIKAIVESINHVMEEVVKVNIFLKNITDIDAVDQVYKTFFPGGVPARRTVGVSALPKDALIQIDVVVANAEGTPPKA; encoded by the coding sequence ATGAGTTCAAATAAAATAAATTCATTATTAGCAAGAAATACGGAAAATGCTCCAAAAGGTATCGGTCCATATTCACAAACTGTAGCTTTCTCTCATTACAATAATCTTTCAGCTCAATTACCCATCGACCCCAAAACCGGTAAATTGATAGCTGGCGGTATAAAAGAGCAGGCTGAACAGTGCTTTAAAAATATCAAGGCAATTGTAGACAGCATCGACCATGTTATGAGCGACATTGTTAGAATCACGGTGTTCGTTAAGAATATCAAAGATATTGACGCTGTAGACGAGGTTTATAAAACTTCTTTCCCAACCTATGTTCCTACAAGGACAACAGTCGCAGTTGCAGCTTTATCTATGGATGCTTTGGTACAAATTGAAGCACTTGTTTCACACGGTGAAGGTACAATTCCAAACGCACCACAATCAGGAGACCTTATAAAGCTTACAAATAACACGGTAAATGCGCCAATAAGTCCTCTGTCTATGCAAACTGTAGCTTTTTCTCATTACAATAATCTTTCAGCCCAATTACCTATCGATCCAAAATCTGGTAAATTGGTCGATGGCGGAGTAAAAGAACAGGCTGCACAGTGCTTAAAAAATATTAAGGCAATTTTAGAAAGTATCGACGTTCCTTTTGACGATATTGTTAAAATTAATATCTTCCTTAAAAACCTCTCAGATATTGAAGCCGTAAACGAAGTTTATTCAACATTTTTCCCAGACTCGGCTATTGCCAGAACAGTAAAATATGTCCCTGCGCGTACAACAATTGCAGTATCAGCTTTACCTATGGATGCTTTTGTACAAATTGAAGCAGTGGTATCACATGGAGATGGAACGCCTCCACAAGCTATTGAACACAGACACGGAATCGTTATATGGGCAAAAAACACTGAAAATGCTCCAAAGTGTAATCTGTCTACACAAACTGTAGCATTTTCTCATTACAATCATCTTTCAGCTCAATTACCTATCGACCCAAAAACTGGGGAATTAGTAGGTACTGCAATAAAAGAGCAGACCGAACAGTGCTTGAAAAATATCAAAGCAATTGTAGAAAGTATCAATCACGTTATGGAGGAGGTGGTTAAGGTAAATATCTTCCTTAAAAACATTACAGATATTGATGCTGTAGATCAAGTTTACAAAACATTCTTCCCTGGCGGTGTTCCTGCACGAAGAACAGTTGGCGTATCAGCTTTACCTAAAGATGCTTTAATCCAAATCGATGTAGTTGTAGCAAACGCTGAAGGAACACCTCCAAAAGCGTAA
- a CDS encoding FAD-dependent oxidoreductase, with translation MKAIKQHYQNLIIGFGKGGKTLAAYLAKHGQEVVLIEKSEKMYGGTCINIGCIPTKALIVSAERKVPYVIAHDKKDKLTALLRAKNLESLENLDLASVITGEASFVSPSEVLVKLNNSVSDIQIQADRIFINTGTLPFIPPIPGLESSKKVFTSTSIMEQSVLPARLAIVGAGFIGLEFADMYSKFGGEVVLLNSEKMFLPHEDKDIADEIFKVLSAKGIHIANDVKIESVQDIDNDLVRVNYIDGGKLIQLDVNAVLVATGRKPNIDTLNVAAAGVKLDERGYIAVDDSLKTNQPHIWAIGDVNGGPQFTYISLDDFRIIRDQIFGGDYTSIAERKQVAFSVFISPPLAHIGLREWEAIEKGYKIKVGKLPAIAIPRARILNETNGILKTIVDTETNRILGCTLFCADSSEMINTVQIAINAGLDFKILRDTIYTHPSMTEALNDLYTLI, from the coding sequence ATGAAAGCAATTAAACAGCATTACCAGAATCTAATTATAGGCTTCGGAAAAGGTGGGAAAACATTAGCAGCATACCTGGCTAAGCATGGTCAGGAAGTTGTTTTAATTGAAAAGTCGGAAAAGATGTATGGCGGAACTTGCATTAATATTGGCTGTATTCCTACTAAAGCTTTAATAGTAAGTGCTGAAAGAAAAGTACCATATGTTATTGCGCATGATAAAAAGGATAAATTAACAGCCTTGTTAAGGGCTAAAAACCTCGAAAGTTTAGAAAATCTGGACCTGGCTTCCGTTATAACAGGGGAGGCGTCTTTTGTCTCTCCCAGCGAGGTTTTGGTAAAGCTAAATAACAGTGTATCGGATATCCAAATCCAGGCCGACCGTATTTTCATTAATACAGGCACATTGCCATTTATACCGCCAATTCCAGGCCTTGAATCTTCGAAAAAAGTGTTCACCAGTACTTCCATTATGGAACAATCTGTGTTGCCCGCTAGGCTTGCTATTGTTGGAGCTGGATTTATAGGGTTGGAATTTGCGGACATGTATTCAAAGTTTGGTGGAGAAGTTGTACTCTTAAATAGTGAAAAGATGTTTCTCCCTCATGAGGACAAAGATATTGCAGATGAAATTTTTAAGGTATTGAGTGCAAAGGGAATTCACATTGCAAATGACGTGAAAATTGAAAGCGTACAAGATATAGACAATGACTTGGTCAGAGTTAATTATATCGACGGTGGTAAGCTGATCCAGCTTGACGTAAATGCAGTTCTTGTGGCTACCGGTAGAAAGCCTAATATTGATACTTTAAATGTTGCGGCAGCGGGTGTAAAACTGGATGAAAGAGGGTATATTGCAGTTGATGACTCTTTAAAAACCAACCAGCCGCACATTTGGGCAATTGGCGATGTTAATGGTGGTCCACAGTTTACCTATATCTCCCTTGATGATTTTCGGATCATCAGAGATCAAATATTTGGTGGCGATTACACTTCAATTGCCGAAAGGAAACAAGTTGCCTTTTCCGTTTTTATCAGCCCTCCATTAGCACATATTGGTTTAAGGGAATGGGAGGCTATTGAAAAAGGATATAAAATCAAGGTTGGAAAACTTCCGGCAATAGCTATACCCAGGGCCAGAATTTTAAATGAAACTAATGGTATATTAAAAACGATTGTGGATACTGAAACCAATAGAATATTGGGTTGTACACTTTTCTGTGCCGATTCCAGTGAAATGATCAATACAGTTCAAATAGCGATTAATGCTGGTTTGGATTTCAAAATTCTAAGGGATACGATATACACGCACCCATCTATGACGGAAGCCTTAAATGATTTGTATACTTTGATCTAG
- a CDS encoding amidohydrolase family protein translates to MRIRYFLPLIITFLLVDCKNKTTQDKADTIYFGGTIITMEDATPTVEAVVVKDGKIIFTGKKTDADKYLGDSTKTYDLKGKTLLPGFIDAHGHITSRAGMIQTVDLSPTPYGTVNSIPDLQNAIKKYIKDHKIPTEIPLIGNGYDDAIMIEHRHPTRQELDAISETNPIIVIHASGHASVANSAMLKFVGIDENSKDPDGGHYGRDKKTGKLNGKLEENACFTALLTLTRKIDKDNGAKVDNVEDTYVLDPDTNLTQSMKNLMIAQDEWLSYGQTTICDGRTMGESVSLLKEAAARKLLKADVVYFPDFEYFKNQLDKFKPEYMKYSNRLKLGGFKFSDDGSPQGKTAWLTIPYLIPPEGQAPDYKGFPIFTDSVLYNDLKILFQNGITAQLHVNGDAAIDQAIRVIKKLKDEGIYKPELRATLIHVQNSRPDHIQKIKDLGVIPSYFSTHVYLWGDWHYSSVFGPERAAFISPANSALKAGILFTMHHDAPVTPPDLLTAVYAAVNRKTRSGRVLGPNERIKPIEALKAITINAAYQYHEESTKGSLKVGKLADMVILDQDPLTINPEKIREIKVLETIKEGKSVYKSYNEETGVPQTPNKRRITTISPI, encoded by the coding sequence ATGAGAATACGCTACTTTCTCCCACTTATTATTACCTTTTTACTTGTTGACTGTAAAAACAAAACAACTCAAGATAAAGCTGATACTATATATTTTGGTGGAACTATAATAACCATGGAAGATGCAACTCCTACTGTGGAAGCCGTTGTTGTAAAAGATGGAAAAATCATCTTCACCGGAAAAAAAACTGACGCCGATAAATATCTGGGCGATTCAACAAAAACATATGATCTTAAAGGAAAAACACTTTTACCCGGTTTTATAGATGCTCATGGTCATATTACTTCCCGTGCAGGAATGATTCAGACTGTCGACTTATCACCGACCCCTTATGGAACTGTAAACTCTATTCCTGATTTACAAAACGCAATTAAAAAATACATCAAAGACCATAAAATCCCAACCGAAATACCCCTTATTGGCAATGGCTATGATGATGCAATTATGATAGAACACCGACATCCAACTCGTCAGGAACTGGATGCCATTAGCGAAACCAATCCAATCATTGTGATACATGCCTCAGGACATGCCAGCGTTGCAAATTCAGCGATGCTTAAGTTCGTGGGCATCGATGAAAACTCCAAAGATCCAGATGGCGGACATTATGGTCGGGATAAAAAAACAGGAAAATTGAATGGAAAATTAGAAGAGAACGCTTGTTTTACCGCACTGCTCACATTAACCAGGAAAATAGATAAGGACAATGGGGCAAAAGTAGATAATGTGGAAGATACTTATGTATTAGATCCAGACACCAATCTAACTCAATCTATGAAAAACCTAATGATAGCTCAGGACGAGTGGTTAAGTTATGGTCAGACCACAATTTGCGATGGTAGAACAATGGGTGAAAGTGTTTCACTTTTAAAAGAAGCAGCAGCCAGAAAATTATTAAAAGCTGATGTAGTTTATTTCCCTGATTTTGAATATTTCAAGAATCAGCTTGACAAATTTAAACCGGAATACATGAAGTATAGTAACCGCTTAAAGCTAGGTGGCTTCAAGTTCTCCGACGATGGCTCGCCACAAGGTAAAACAGCATGGTTAACCATACCTTATCTCATTCCACCTGAAGGTCAGGCCCCAGATTACAAAGGATTCCCGATATTTACGGATTCAGTTTTATATAATGACTTAAAAATACTTTTCCAAAATGGAATAACCGCGCAACTTCATGTCAATGGCGATGCAGCTATTGATCAGGCGATCAGGGTAATTAAAAAATTGAAAGATGAAGGCATCTATAAACCGGAATTACGGGCAACACTCATACATGTACAGAACAGTCGCCCGGACCATATCCAGAAAATTAAGGATCTTGGCGTAATTCCTTCCTATTTTTCAACGCATGTTTATTTATGGGGGGATTGGCACTATTCGAGCGTTTTTGGTCCAGAAAGAGCTGCATTTATCAGCCCCGCTAATTCAGCACTAAAAGCCGGTATTCTTTTCACGATGCACCATGATGCTCCTGTAACTCCTCCTGATCTTCTTACAGCTGTATATGCTGCTGTAAACAGAAAAACACGTTCAGGAAGGGTACTTGGCCCCAACGAACGAATTAAGCCCATAGAAGCGCTTAAAGCGATAACTATTAATGCTGCTTATCAGTATCACGAAGAAAGCACAAAAGGCTCTCTTAAAGTAGGCAAACTTGCAGACATGGTAATCCTGGATCAAGATCCCTTAACTATAAATCCGGAAAAAATAAGAGAAATTAAAGTATTGGAAACCATAAAAGAAGGAAAATCTGTTTATAAAAGTTATAATGAGGAAACTGGTGTTCCCCAAACGCCCAACAAACGACGGATAACCACTATCTCTCCAATATGA
- a CDS encoding DinB family protein, producing MTALIEELKKLLKGGGAHVGLQDATADIPFGLLGERPHDLPYSIWQLVEHIRIAQWDMVEFSKDGSHKSPRWPDGYWPKETAPADKSIWDNTLKEIDDDLKEFIDLLEMKDLYEPIPHGSGQSILREALQIADHAAYHIGEIVVIRRLLGVWGTPVSSL from the coding sequence ATGACAGCCTTAATTGAAGAACTGAAAAAACTATTAAAAGGCGGCGGTGCTCATGTGGGATTACAAGACGCTACAGCAGATATTCCCTTTGGTCTACTTGGCGAAAGACCGCATGATTTGCCTTATAGTATCTGGCAGCTTGTTGAACACATTAGAATTGCCCAATGGGACATGGTGGAATTTAGTAAAGATGGAAGTCATAAATCGCCAAGGTGGCCAGATGGGTATTGGCCAAAAGAAACTGCTCCGGCAGATAAAAGTATCTGGGATAACACCTTGAAAGAGATTGATGATGATTTAAAGGAATTCATTGACCTGCTGGAGATGAAGGATTTATATGAGCCTATCCCTCATGGGAGTGGACAAAGTATTTTGAGGGAAGCACTTCAGATTGCAGATCATGCAGCTTATCATATTGGAGAGATAGTGGTTATCCGTCGTTTGTTGGGCGTTTGGGGAACACCAGTTTCCTCATTATAA
- a CDS encoding pyridoxal 5'-phosphate synthase, with translation MSPITLFNDWHKIELELNTLKFASACCLSTIGLDGYPNARFVSLKKIIEDSFLIVGSLTSKKGLELQYCNKASLTFWFPFTQKQIRIQGDVHFVTNEEADRCFQLRPREEQLIALVSEQSEEIYHPEILQIKYSQAAVQFKKKPIPRPLSWGGFLLKPIRMEFFSFKNNGFPNRILFTKVQHLWETKILQP, from the coding sequence ATGAGTCCAATTACGTTATTTAATGACTGGCATAAAATTGAACTTGAGCTGAATACGCTCAAGTTCGCCTCTGCCTGTTGTCTTTCCACCATTGGTTTAGATGGATATCCGAATGCCAGATTTGTGTCTTTAAAAAAGATTATTGAAGATTCCTTTTTGATTGTGGGATCATTAACCTCTAAAAAAGGACTTGAATTGCAATACTGTAATAAAGCATCATTAACTTTTTGGTTTCCTTTTACTCAAAAACAAATTCGTATTCAGGGAGACGTACATTTTGTGACAAATGAAGAAGCGGATCGGTGTTTTCAGCTCAGGCCACGTGAGGAGCAGCTGATTGCACTGGTCAGCGAACAGAGTGAAGAAATATATCATCCTGAAATATTGCAAATTAAATACAGTCAGGCTGCTGTCCAGTTTAAAAAGAAGCCTATTCCAAGACCGTTAAGTTGGGGTGGATTTTTATTAAAACCGATAAGGATGGAGTTTTTTAGCTTTAAAAATAATGGGTTTCCAAATAGAATTTTGTTTACTAAGGTTCAGCATTTATGGGAGACTAAGATTCTACAACCTTGA
- a CDS encoding RagB/SusD family nutrient uptake outer membrane protein, translating into MNLHKITIRSIVSCLAVSLLLTIGACKKMLDLKPIDQLDEKDIFLSVDKLESAVLGAYQGWYPEYTLRIASVMSDECRLGLQNSGVSSAGQNLFRWTYSSADEEILDPWKNGYMVIDRVNRLLTGLNNVPVHNDTDKERLNHLKGELLAIRAYQHFDLYRLYGSGGIYKDNNYAVPYMRKSDIGSQPSRPNSATFFEFFWGDIATAESLINEHSNIRIGLSAVYALHARAALYTGKFDEAISFATKVIDKYPLAGSQEFADVWKDKSNAEVIFKLKRTNVSTIRPGDIFYNIGADRILFAPALKLLDLYDQENDVRYSSWFENDPQLVNKGDLPNIIKKYEGDEAAQNRNDVKLFRTGEMFLIRAEAYLQNGNRPAATDDLNRLRLARITDYIPVRFKSISSLKLAIEQERYKELPYEGHRYFDLKRQEQPIQRDEQDAEDNFLTLQANAKSYYLPIPQAEILSNNNIKPNNPGW; encoded by the coding sequence ATGAATTTACATAAAATCACTATAAGATCAATTGTCAGTTGTCTGGCTGTTAGTCTGTTGCTTACAATCGGGGCCTGTAAAAAAATGCTGGATTTAAAGCCTATCGATCAGCTGGATGAAAAAGACATTTTCTTGTCAGTCGATAAGTTGGAAAGTGCCGTTTTAGGTGCATACCAAGGCTGGTATCCTGAGTATACTTTGCGGATAGCTTCAGTGATGTCAGATGAATGCCGTCTGGGCTTACAAAACTCCGGGGTATCTTCAGCAGGACAAAACCTATTTCGTTGGACTTACTCTTCGGCGGATGAAGAAATATTAGATCCCTGGAAAAATGGCTATATGGTAATAGATCGTGTAAACCGGTTATTAACCGGTTTGAATAATGTACCCGTTCATAATGATACCGACAAAGAAAGGCTAAACCATCTTAAAGGCGAATTGTTAGCCATCAGGGCTTACCAGCATTTTGACCTGTATCGTCTTTATGGTTCGGGAGGAATTTATAAAGATAATAATTATGCTGTACCCTATATGAGGAAATCTGATATTGGAAGTCAGCCCTCGAGACCTAATTCGGCGACTTTCTTTGAGTTTTTCTGGGGGGATATAGCAACTGCTGAATCATTGATTAATGAGCATTCAAATATACGGATCGGACTATCTGCTGTTTATGCATTACATGCCAGAGCTGCATTGTATACCGGAAAATTTGATGAGGCCATATCGTTTGCAACTAAAGTAATTGATAAATATCCGTTAGCAGGCAGCCAGGAATTTGCAGATGTGTGGAAAGACAAAAGCAACGCTGAAGTTATTTTTAAATTAAAACGCACGAATGTAAGCACCATCAGACCTGGAGATATTTTTTACAATATTGGTGCTGACCGGATTTTATTTGCACCGGCGTTAAAACTATTGGATCTATATGATCAGGAAAATGATGTCAGATATTCCAGTTGGTTTGAAAACGATCCTCAGCTTGTGAACAAAGGAGATTTACCTAATATTATCAAAAAATACGAAGGTGATGAAGCGGCACAAAATAGAAATGATGTAAAATTATTCAGGACTGGTGAAATGTTCCTGATCCGGGCAGAAGCTTATTTGCAAAATGGGAACCGTCCTGCAGCAACCGACGATTTAAATAGGTTAAGATTGGCAAGGATTACGGATTATATCCCTGTGCGCTTTAAAAGCATCAGCAGTTTAAAATTGGCCATAGAACAGGAAAGATATAAAGAGTTACCTTATGAAGGGCATCGATATTTTGATCTGAAGAGACAAGAACAACCTATTCAAAGAGATGAACAGGATGCGGAAGATAACTTTCTGACTTTACAAGCTAATGCAAAAAGTTATTACCTTCCGATTCCTCAGGCAGAAATATTGTCAAATAACAATATCAAACCAAATAATCCAGGATGGTAA